One Monomorium pharaonis isolate MP-MQ-018 chromosome 4, ASM1337386v2, whole genome shotgun sequence DNA segment encodes these proteins:
- the LOC118645386 gene encoding uncharacterized protein LOC118645386, giving the protein MISPRYASFYESGVWYENRILNKGLPQGSILSPFLFNLYVKDILWNIPYNCQTLQFADDIAVVCSDFDTERIKSSLSSAFDKVHTWLRSIGLDISVPKTQCMILNRKKISPNSDGQSLEPSGLKLQKEVKYLGIVLDESLRWSNHINALKVKATRYVNVLKWIAGPSWGIKPKQCINFVNATVGAQIEWGSLWYINAARTHVKTIKKILCQAYKIALGIPKTIPNRVCWNFVKQRSLLGRISIKTDRYISKQIQLRNNMVINKIKNFYILSRSKKIVKRNIPFVVDRWDQIKVIEKHLFKWEVHPAFHYPFNQSLEELDLDLRSGAMALLCDNPDNAFKNLIDFNKVNVNEITIYTDGSRTEIETGITMVGCSVYVPHQNLTLKYKLNDLTSSFTAESVALLKAIELAQRNNWSYINICTDSKSNLDIINSPADVNKNTIKKLNPWVEDIRQRINEAEGVGSKIRFTWCPAHKNISGNEIADNAAKDGALIGEPIDNKIAFSEALASLRSNYNQMKEDYMESINIGTGNYYMYNFSDVNIAKVAKYKLDRKELCLLIRIITGYPFTNSVKFKFGLVDSPECNCGELIQNLNHILWACPLYNEARNTLYSKLFNYKCYAPFTIESLISMISERIAKAVIKYILEIDLKL; this is encoded by the coding sequence ATGATTAGCCCTAGATATGCCAGTTTCTACGAGTCAGGAGTATGGTATGAAAATAGGATTCTAAATAAGGGTTTACCACAAGGATCGATCTTGAGCCCTTTTCTATTCAACCTTTACGTAAAAGATATACTATGGAATATACCTTATAACTGCCAAACTTTACAATTTGCGGATGACATAGCGGTGGTTTGTTCGGATTTTGATACTGAAAGAATTAAAAGCTCCTTGTCTTCGGCCTTTGACAAAGTCCATACATGGCTGAGATCTATCGGACTAGACATCTCAGTTCCGAAAACTCAGTGTATGATacttaacagaaaaaaaatatcccCGAACTCAGATGGTCAGTCATTGGAACCAAGTGGactaaaattgcaaaaagaaGTGAAATATCTAGGAATTGTATTGGATGAAAGCCTAAGATGGAGCAATCATATCAACGCACTTAAGGTCAAAGCAACACGATATGTGAATGTTCTGAAATGGATAGCAGGCCCGTCATGGGGCATAAAACCGAAACAATGTATAAACTTCGTCAACGCAACAGTTGGAGCTCAAATAGAATGGGGTAGTCTATGGTACATAAACGCGGCTAGGACGCAtgtaaaaaccataaaaaagaTTCTTTGTCAAGCATATAAAATAGCCTTAGGAATACCAAAAACGATACCTAACAGAGTATGTtggaattttgtaaaacaaagGAGTCTGCTAGGAAGGATATCTATTAAAACAGATAGATATATATCTAAACAAATACAGCTAAGAAATAACatggttattaataaaataaagaacttttacattttgtcTAGATCAAAAAAGattgttaaaagaaatattcctTTTGTGGTAGATAGATGGGatcaaataaaagtaattgaaAAACATCTTTTCAAATGGGAAGTTCATCCAGCCTTCCATTATCCATTCAACCAGAGTTTGGAGGAACTGGATTTAGACCTAAGATCAGGAGCAATGGCCTTGCTGTGTGACAATCCGGATAACGCCTTCAAGAATCTGATAGATTTCAATAAAGTAAATGTTAATGAAATCACAATCTACACTGACGGATCGCGTACTGAGATTGAGACTGGGATTACAATGGTGGGTTGTTCGGTGTACGTTCCTCATCAGAACTTAACccttaaatacaaattaaatgacCTAACAAGCTCTTTCACTGCGGAATCGGTGGCATTGTTGAAAGCAATAGAGTTGGCACAAAGGAATAATTGGAGTTACATAAACATATGCACTGACTCCAAAAGTAACTTGGATATAATAAACTCCCCAGCGgatgtaaataaaaacaccataaaaaaactaaatccATGGGTAGAAGACATCAGACAAAGAATAAACGAGGCTGAGGGAGTAGGAAGTAAAATTCGGTTTACATGGTGCCCAGCACACAAAAATATCAGTGGAAACGAGATTGCAGACAACGCAGCAAAAGACGGAGCTTTAATAGGGGAACCTATAGATAACAAAATCGCCTTTTCAGAAGCTTTAGCATCATTGAGATCCAACTACAACCAGATGAAAGAAGATTACATGGAAAGCATAAACATAGGAACaggaaattattatatgtataatttctcAGACGTAAACATTGCTAAAGTAGCTAAGTATAAACTAGATAGAAAGGAATTATGCctattaataagaataataacagGCTATCCGTTTACTAACTCTGTAAAGTTCAAATTTGGTCTAGTAGACTCACCGGAATGTAATTGTGGAGAATTAATACAAAACTTAAACCATATTCTATGGGCTTGTCCCCTCTATAACGAAGCCAGAAATACCttatatagtaaattatttaattataaatgttatgcTCCTTTCACAATAGAAAGTTTGATATCGATGATTAGCGAGAGAATAGCCAAGgctgtaattaaatatatattagagaTAGATCTTAAGCTATAA